The Kordia sp. SMS9 DNA window AGAAGGAATTGTACTCAAAATTGAAGACAATCTAAAAGGATTGAACGGTGTAGAACGTGTTACATCCACTTCTAACGAAAACAGCGGTGTCATCAATGTTGAAATTGAAAAAGGAAAAGACATTGATTTTATGCTGCTGGAAATAAAAAACGCTGTAGATCGCGTGCCTTCGTTTCCAACAGGGATGGAACCTTTGGTGGTTGCCAAGCGAGAAGCCGTGCGTGAAACAATCTCTTTTGCGGTAAGTGGCGACGGAATTCCTTTAGTAACCTTGAAACAAATAGGACGCCAAATAGAAAACGATTTGCGCGGCATTGACGGAATATCACAAATCAATATCACAGGATATCCCGATGAAGAAATAGAAATTGCCATCAACGAATCAAATTTACTAGCATACAATTTATCCTTTGCGGAAGTTTCAGACGCTATCAATCAAGCGAGTTTGATTACGACAGGAGGAACGATTAAAACAAGTGCTGAAGAATATTTAATTCGCGCCAACGCACGTTCGTATTATGCGGACGAATTGTCCAACTTGGTGGTAAAATCAGATGCTTCTGGTCGCATTATTCGCTTAAAAGATGTTGCCAGCGTCCGCGATCAGTTTTCGGAAACACCAAACGCGAACTACTTTAACGGCAATTTGTCCATCAATATCAGCATTACAAGTACCAATACCGAAGATTTAATTTCTTCAGCAGAAAAAACAAAAGAATATATTGAGGAGTTCAATCAAAAATATGAAAATGTTCAATTAGATGTTGTAGGTGACCGATCTAAAACCTTGGTGCAACGAACTGAATTGTTGACCGAAAACGCCATGATTGGAATGGCGCTTGTCCTCATCTTTTTGTCTCTATTCCTAAACACACGTTTGGCATTTTGGGTAGCGTTTGGCTTGCCTGTTGCCTTTTTGGGAATGTTCATGTTGGCAGGTTATTTTAATGTTACCATCAATGTATTGTCCCTTTTCGGGATGATTATCGTAATTGGAATTTTGGTGGATGACGGAATTGTCATTGCAGAAAACATCTATCAACAATATGAAAAAGGGAAATCGCCAGAAGAAGCCGCTATTGACGGTGTGATGGAAGTATTGCCTGCTATTATTTCGGCAATCGTCACTACCATTCTCGCCTTTAGTATCTTTCTCTTTTTAGATGGTAGAATTGGTGACTTTTTTGGAGAAGTTTCAGTCGTCGTAATGCTTACGCTCATTGTATCTTTGGTAGAAGCATTAATCATTTTACCTGCGCATTTGGCACATTCCAAAGCATTGCGCATTCAAAATAAAGAACCGAAAGGATTGTTGCCACGATTGTTTTCAAAATTGCGATACATCAACACACTTGGTGACGCTATTATGAAGTGGTTGCGTGACAAAATGTACAGTCCAACATTAAAATTTGCACTAAAACATAAATTTTTAACCTTTTCATTCTTCATTGTCTTTTTAATTCTAACACAAGCAAGTTTTCAAGGAGGAATTATCAGAGGTGCATTTTTCCCAAGAATTGCTAGTGATCGTGTCACGATTACACTGAACATGCCTAACGGAACCAATGAAAAAGTAACCGACAGCATCATTTCATTTATAGAAGAAAAAGCCAAAATGGTGACCAAAGAAATCAATGACGAATATCTCGGTGAAGATTCTGAAAAGTATTTAGTAGAAAACATCATTCGAAAAATTGGTCCTGGATCGGCGGCGGCATCTTTAGAGGTAAATTTATTACCTGGAGAAGAACGCCCAAATGAAATTACGTCTGGTTTGGTTTCCAATCGTATTGAAGAAGCTGTAGGTCCTGTAATTGGTATTGAAAGTTTGGTATATAATAATGGAGGAAACTTTGGCGGACTTCCTGTTTCTGTTTCCCTTTTAGGGAATAATATTTCGGAATTAAAAGCCGTAAAACAAGAACTCAAAGAAGTCCTTAAAAACAATATTTTATTAAAAGATGTTACCGATACGGATCCTGCGGGAATTAAAGAAATACGCCTACAACTCAATAAAAGTGCGTATGCCTTAGGTTTAAACCTACGTTCGGTGATGACACAAGTACGATCG harbors:
- a CDS encoding efflux RND transporter permease subunit produces the protein MRKLIAYFIKHSVAVNIVIALFVVFGIYGAFTLNSSFFPLVDSKNVTINVTYPGASPQEIEEGIVLKIEDNLKGLNGVERVTSTSNENSGVINVEIEKGKDIDFMLLEIKNAVDRVPSFPTGMEPLVVAKREAVRETISFAVSGDGIPLVTLKQIGRQIENDLRGIDGISQINITGYPDEEIEIAINESNLLAYNLSFAEVSDAINQASLITTGGTIKTSAEEYLIRANARSYYADELSNLVVKSDASGRIIRLKDVASVRDQFSETPNANYFNGNLSINISITSTNTEDLISSAEKTKEYIEEFNQKYENVQLDVVGDRSKTLVQRTELLTENAMIGMALVLIFLSLFLNTRLAFWVAFGLPVAFLGMFMLAGYFNVTINVLSLFGMIIVIGILVDDGIVIAENIYQQYEKGKSPEEAAIDGVMEVLPAIISAIVTTILAFSIFLFLDGRIGDFFGEVSVVVMLTLIVSLVEALIILPAHLAHSKALRIQNKEPKGLLPRLFSKLRYINTLGDAIMKWLRDKMYSPTLKFALKHKFLTFSFFIVFLILTQASFQGGIIRGAFFPRIASDRVTITLNMPNGTNEKVTDSIISFIEEKAKMVTKEINDEYLGEDSEKYLVENIIRKIGPGSAAASLEVNLLPGEERPNEITSGLVSNRIEEAVGPVIGIESLVYNNGGNFGGLPVSVSLLGNNISELKAVKQELKEVLKNNILLKDVTDTDPAGIKEIRLQLNKSAYALGLNLRSVMTQVRSAFFGAQAQRFQRGQDEIRVWVRYDRPNRSSVNDLDDMRIITPTGQRVPLKEIASYSIARGEVAINHLEGRREIQVSADIKDPKKTSSTDIMAELQNEIMPEILSRYPTVTPSYEGQNRERNKLFDSLGPVGITVLILIYIVIAFTFRSYSQPLLLLLLIPLSLPAVAWGHWIHDFPVNILSMLGIIALIGIMVNDGLVLIGKFNNNLREGMLFDEALYEAGRARFRAIFLTSLTTVAGLAPLIFETSRQAQFLIPMAISIAYGIGFATVLTLIVLPIFLSFGNYVKQQGKWLYYNRDITKEEVERVVRVKRHEEQQLLKKEHAEELLKAEIPTTENELNENEANVH